From a region of the Bradyrhizobium diazoefficiens genome:
- a CDS encoding cyclopropane-fatty-acyl-phospholipid synthase family protein gives MTIRDRLLGYLRERLGPNELPLRLVFADGSQFDFAPDPSVTLRLHNNQPIRALLRGDFARLGDAYVHGTISAEGKIEDVIRIGISLAERFGRSRTVQQFSRLSQFIPKRRAREAEAADVQYHYDVGNDFYRLWLDERMIYSCAYFKTGLEDLHAAQRQKLDHICRKLMLRPGERLLDVGCGWGGLLLWAATHYGTTGVGVTLSEEQYSYARKLVVDSNLAHRIEIRRQDYRDLRNDRPFDKIVSVGMYEHVGLENLPLYFSVIAECLQPGGMFLNHGIVATDPEGRARGPTGGEFIDRHVFPGGAIPHLARVLVELSRAGLEFADAEDLRPHYGLTLQHWSRRLEAHQAEAIKAAGEKRFRIWRVFLAAMACAFDRGWLSIAQVLSFKPLGNGRVRRPWARAYQYGDNPDWDAVPQTH, from the coding sequence ATGACCATTCGCGATAGGCTGCTCGGATATCTGCGCGAACGTCTCGGACCTAACGAGCTGCCGCTCCGTCTGGTGTTCGCGGATGGCTCGCAGTTCGACTTTGCGCCAGACCCGTCCGTCACATTGCGTCTGCACAACAATCAGCCGATCCGCGCGCTGTTACGCGGCGACTTCGCGCGTCTTGGTGACGCTTACGTGCATGGTACCATCTCGGCCGAGGGCAAGATCGAGGACGTTATCCGGATCGGCATTTCTCTCGCCGAGCGTTTCGGGCGGTCTCGGACCGTGCAGCAGTTTTCGCGCTTGTCGCAGTTCATTCCGAAGCGTCGCGCCAGAGAGGCGGAAGCCGCCGATGTTCAGTATCATTACGATGTCGGCAACGATTTTTACCGCCTCTGGCTCGATGAACGGATGATCTATTCGTGCGCCTACTTCAAGACGGGACTGGAGGACCTTCACGCCGCGCAGAGACAGAAGCTCGACCATATCTGCCGAAAGCTGATGCTCAGGCCCGGCGAGCGCCTGCTCGACGTCGGGTGCGGCTGGGGCGGTCTGCTGCTGTGGGCTGCAACTCACTACGGCACCACCGGCGTCGGAGTGACGCTCAGTGAGGAACAGTACTCGTATGCCAGGAAACTCGTCGTAGATTCCAATCTCGCCCACCGCATCGAAATTCGTCGCCAAGACTACCGCGATCTTCGCAATGACAGGCCTTTCGACAAAATCGTCTCGGTCGGAATGTACGAGCATGTCGGACTGGAGAACCTTCCATTGTACTTCTCTGTTATCGCCGAGTGCCTGCAGCCAGGCGGGATGTTCCTCAACCACGGCATCGTGGCGACTGATCCGGAAGGCCGGGCTCGCGGCCCGACTGGCGGAGAATTCATTGATAGGCACGTGTTCCCCGGCGGCGCGATACCTCACCTCGCTCGCGTGCTGGTCGAACTTTCGCGCGCTGGACTGGAGTTTGCCGACGCCGAAGATCTGCGGCCGCACTATGGGCTCACGCTGCAGCACTGGAGCCGGCGGCTGGAAGCGCACCAAGCTGAGGCCATCAAGGCTGCCGGCGAGAAGCGGTTCCGCATCTGGCGGGTTTTTCTTGCCGCAATGGCGTGCGCCTTCGATCGCGGCTGGCTATCGATCGCGCAAGTGCTGTCATTCAAGCCCCTCGGCAATGGTCGAGTGAGAAGACCATGGGCGCGGGCCTACCAGTATGGGGATAATCCAGATTGGGACGCCGTCCCGCAGACACATTGA
- a CDS encoding sensory rhodopsin transducer, producing MSILGKTSWAIAEGFIPGGSVSQDPALVSHETACILNAADSEAHVTITVYFTDREPIGPYRATVPPRRCLHLRFNDLDRPEPIPRDTSYASLIQSDVPIVVQHSRLDSRNPAIALLSTIAFPGS from the coding sequence ATGTCCATACTTGGCAAGACGAGCTGGGCAATCGCAGAGGGCTTTATTCCGGGCGGCAGCGTCAGTCAGGACCCGGCACTGGTGTCCCACGAGACCGCGTGCATTCTGAATGCGGCGGACTCCGAAGCGCATGTGACGATCACGGTCTATTTCACCGATCGCGAACCTATCGGCCCCTACCGGGCCACGGTGCCGCCGCGACGGTGCCTCCATCTCCGCTTCAACGATCTCGACCGGCCCGAGCCGATTCCGCGCGACACCAGCTACGCATCACTGATTCAGTCCGATGTTCCCATAGTCGTCCAGCATAGCCGGCTCGATTCGCGCAACCCTGCGATCGCGCTGCTTTCAACGATCGCCTTCCCAGGCTCATGA
- a CDS encoding glycoside hydrolase family 15 protein → MSNRLEEYGLIGDGETAALVHQSGSIDWLCLPRFDSDACLAALLGTAENGLWKLAPVNPVRISRRYAKDTLVLEMEFETGSGAVLLTDFMPVRDKNPALIRIARGVRGRVTMRSELRLRFDYGSADPWLAVHGTRAVARIGPDLVILHAPLELQCEESAVVCEFDLNAGEERAFVLVYGSSFEPEPPPVDVAEALTATLDYWREWIGRFQKQTEWADPVRRALITLKAMIYRPTGGMIAAPTTSLPERSGRASNWDYRYCWIRDASFTLIALVDAGYRSEAAQWRNWMLRAVSGEPEKMRILYRVDGSRRLEEWVADWLPGYRWIPPTRIGNAAASQRQLDIFGELMDSIYIGAQNGIERTKQEEELLEGITRHVEKVWRLPDNGLWESRGDPRHFVYSKVSAWVAIDRYIRHREVYGTGDETQLRRMRRLRQTMHDEICHEGYVAGLGHFVHYYGSEVLDASLLLLPLLGFLPVEDERIARTIDAIEKHLVVDGLVHRKKPQQHNPEGAFLACSCWLADCQLMQGRREAARATFERVLAVSNDLGLLPEEYDVRAKHFTGNFPQALSHVALIRTALRFTGEVTERGNERCE, encoded by the coding sequence ATGTCCAATAGACTCGAAGAATACGGCCTGATCGGTGATGGCGAAACGGCGGCACTGGTGCATCAGAGCGGTTCCATCGACTGGCTCTGCTTGCCGCGATTCGACTCAGATGCCTGCCTGGCGGCGCTTCTGGGCACTGCCGAAAATGGGCTGTGGAAGCTCGCGCCTGTCAACCCTGTACGCATATCGCGCCGCTACGCGAAGGACACGCTCGTCCTCGAGATGGAGTTTGAAACCGGCTCGGGAGCCGTGCTGCTCACGGATTTCATGCCTGTCCGAGACAAGAATCCGGCTTTGATCCGAATCGCAAGAGGCGTGCGCGGCCGGGTCACGATGCGCAGCGAACTTCGCCTCCGCTTCGACTATGGATCTGCCGACCCATGGCTTGCAGTCCATGGCACCCGAGCAGTCGCGCGCATTGGCCCAGATCTCGTTATTCTTCATGCCCCGCTCGAATTGCAATGCGAGGAGTCCGCAGTCGTTTGCGAGTTCGATCTGAACGCGGGCGAGGAACGCGCGTTCGTTCTGGTGTACGGCTCCAGCTTTGAACCCGAACCACCGCCCGTGGACGTCGCAGAAGCCCTGACGGCGACGCTGGATTACTGGCGGGAATGGATCGGCCGCTTTCAGAAGCAGACCGAATGGGCCGATCCGGTGCGACGGGCCCTCATCACGCTGAAGGCGATGATCTACCGCCCGACCGGCGGAATGATCGCCGCACCGACCACCTCCCTTCCGGAGCGATCAGGTCGTGCTTCCAACTGGGATTATCGCTACTGCTGGATTCGCGACGCGTCCTTCACCCTCATTGCGCTGGTCGATGCCGGCTATCGCAGCGAAGCGGCCCAGTGGCGCAACTGGATGCTGCGCGCCGTCTCGGGCGAGCCCGAAAAGATGCGGATCTTGTACCGCGTCGACGGCTCGCGCCGTCTCGAAGAGTGGGTTGCCGATTGGCTTCCGGGATATCGGTGGATACCACCGACGAGGATCGGCAATGCGGCCGCCTCGCAGCGTCAGCTCGACATATTCGGCGAACTCATGGACTCGATCTACATCGGCGCCCAAAACGGCATCGAGCGTACAAAGCAGGAGGAGGAACTGCTGGAGGGCATCACCAGACACGTCGAGAAGGTGTGGCGCCTGCCGGACAACGGTCTTTGGGAATCCCGCGGTGACCCGCGGCATTTCGTCTACTCGAAGGTTTCGGCGTGGGTTGCGATCGATCGCTACATCCGTCACCGCGAAGTGTACGGGACCGGCGACGAGACCCAGCTTCGTCGGATGCGAAGACTGCGGCAGACGATGCACGACGAGATTTGTCACGAGGGGTATGTCGCCGGCCTTGGCCATTTCGTCCACTATTACGGAAGCGAGGTGCTTGACGCCAGCCTGTTGCTCTTGCCGCTGCTCGGCTTTCTTCCCGTCGAGGACGAGCGGATCGCGCGCACGATTGACGCCATCGAGAAGCACTTGGTAGTCGATGGCCTCGTTCACCGGAAAAAGCCGCAGCAACACAATCCCGAAGGCGCATTCTTGGCTTGCAGCTGCTGGCTCGCCGATTGCCAGCTGATGCAGGGCCGCCGGGAAGCCGCTCGCGCGACCTTCGAACGGGTCCTTGCCGTCAGCAATGATCTTGGCCTTCTGCCGGAAGAATACGACGTCCGGGCCAAGCATTTCACCGGCAATTTCCCTCAGGCGTTGTCGCATGTCGCCCTTATTCGTACCGCATTGCGGTTCACGGGCGAAGTCACGGAGCGCGGCAATGAACGGTGCGAGTAG
- a CDS encoding SDR family oxidoreductase, giving the protein MPTAVVTGASAGVGRAVALEFVRRGYRVGLLARGRERLESAARQARDLGGEALPICVDVANFDKVQGAAERIEVELGPVDVWVNSAMVTIFAPVHEISAEEFRRVTEVTYLGQVHGTLAALKGMRERNRGTIVQVGSALSYRAIPLQSAYCGAKFAVRGFTDSLRTELVHQRSRIRLTMVQLPAVNTPQFDWARTKMPRKAQPMPPIVQPEAIASEIVRAAREAPRERWIGRSSLKAIIGNMLIPGIADQILAKQGYKGQLTNEPADQSRDNLFEPPPGDPGSRGRFDNKASSEVTGFNPAWLRAGTFAALAGLMGAAFAMRLRRPTSLLPRVED; this is encoded by the coding sequence ATGCCCACTGCTGTTGTCACCGGAGCAAGCGCCGGGGTGGGGCGCGCGGTTGCCTTAGAGTTTGTGCGCCGGGGCTACCGGGTTGGTCTGTTGGCGCGAGGCCGCGAGCGGCTCGAAAGCGCGGCGCGGCAAGCCCGCGATCTCGGCGGCGAGGCGTTGCCGATCTGCGTCGATGTGGCGAACTTCGACAAGGTGCAGGGGGCAGCCGAACGCATCGAGGTCGAGCTCGGGCCTGTCGATGTTTGGGTGAACAGCGCGATGGTAACGATTTTCGCGCCGGTTCACGAGATCTCGGCGGAGGAATTCCGCAGGGTCACCGAGGTCACCTACCTCGGCCAGGTTCATGGCACGCTGGCCGCACTTAAGGGAATGCGCGAACGAAATCGCGGGACGATCGTCCAGGTTGGGTCGGCGCTGAGCTATCGCGCCATTCCGCTGCAATCGGCTTATTGCGGCGCCAAGTTCGCCGTGCGCGGTTTCACCGATTCATTGCGAACAGAACTTGTACATCAGCGCAGCCGCATTCGGCTGACGATGGTGCAGCTTCCTGCCGTCAACACGCCCCAGTTCGACTGGGCTCGCACCAAGATGCCGCGAAAGGCGCAACCAATGCCGCCCATTGTTCAACCAGAGGCAATCGCGAGCGAAATCGTCAGGGCCGCTCGAGAGGCGCCGCGTGAGCGCTGGATCGGACGCTCGTCGCTGAAGGCCATCATCGGAAACATGCTGATTCCGGGAATCGCGGACCAGATTCTCGCGAAGCAGGGCTACAAGGGCCAGCTTACGAACGAGCCGGCAGACCAGAGCAGGGACAATCTGTTCGAGCCGCCGCCGGGTGATCCGGGCTCGCGCGGTCGATTCGACAACAAGGCAAGCTCGGAAGTCACAGGGTTCAATCCCGCATGGCTGCGGGCGGGGACATTCGCCGCGCTCGCAGGTCTAATGGGAGCCGCATTTGCCATGCGCCTCCGAAGGCCGACGAGTTTGCTTCCGAGGGTCGAGGACTAG
- a CDS encoding gluconate 2-dehydrogenase subunit 3 family protein — translation MSEQFTNLYPEYDVLDKWETPSWNEVTRSVVQKRLHEIPERRFFNEQQWLTLTAVCDRIIPQPERSQPVPIAPWIDARLFKGQGTGTRYASLPPEQESWRRGMDAIEAEAQHRYRRSFHRLDRVEQDRLLRSMDNNEVEAAAWQDLPSKSFFRHVVLRAVVEIYYAHPAAWSEIGFGGPASPRGYVRLDANRRDQWEAIEQKPAAAQRLYPK, via the coding sequence ATGTCCGAGCAATTCACAAACCTCTACCCCGAATACGACGTTCTCGATAAATGGGAAACGCCGTCCTGGAATGAGGTGACGCGCTCGGTCGTGCAAAAACGTCTGCACGAGATACCCGAGCGCCGTTTCTTCAACGAACAGCAATGGCTGACGCTGACCGCTGTTTGCGATCGCATCATCCCGCAGCCCGAGCGCAGTCAGCCCGTTCCGATTGCCCCCTGGATCGATGCCAGGCTTTTCAAGGGTCAAGGCACCGGGACGCGCTATGCATCGCTGCCTCCGGAACAGGAATCCTGGCGCCGCGGCATGGATGCAATCGAGGCCGAAGCGCAGCACCGCTACCGCCGGTCCTTCCATCGGCTTGATCGTGTTGAACAGGATCGCCTGTTGCGTTCGATGGACAACAATGAAGTCGAGGCCGCAGCCTGGCAGGACCTGCCAAGCAAGAGCTTTTTTCGCCACGTCGTGCTTCGCGCGGTCGTAGAGATCTACTATGCCCATCCCGCTGCCTGGAGCGAAATCGGCTTCGGTGGCCCCGCATCCCCCAGAGGCTACGTGCGCCTTGACGCCAACAGGCGCGATCAATGGGAAGCCATCGAGCAAAAGCCGGCCGCGGCACAACGACTGTATCCGAAATGA
- a CDS encoding GMC family oxidoreductase has protein sequence MSNPETDLRATNGRAPDVFRRGAWVPMREYSDDEEVDFAVVGTGAGGGTLAARLAEHGFKVVALDAGPFWRPLEDFASDEKEQNKLYWLQDRISGGQHPIEFGANNSGRSVGGSTVHFQMVALRWRPEWFAARSKLGYGRDWPIDWREIWRYYAEAEDALKISGPISYPWGPPRGRYPYRAHEINAAGLVLAKGAEALGVKWAAVPLSTLSAPRGKAPPCVYRGFCKVGCSTNAKQSVLNTFIPRALAAGAEIRDLATVSQIEMGSGGRATGLVYHRQGQWRRQRARHVVVSGYAIETPRLLLNSATAQQPQGLANSSGMVGKCLMTHANHAVWGVMEDEIRWYKGPPSMTVCEHWNYEDRGKDFHGGYAFMSQGPLPADHAKALVSNTGMFGMQLRQHMALYNHMAGLKIVGEVEPHENNRIELSDQTDELGIPLPRITFSFSENDQRLYKHSLQFMRRALESAGASNLIETASTAHLMGTCRMGTSASDSVTNADGRTWDIPNLWICDGSLFPTCGGVNPSMTIYALALRAADRIKALAGRGEL, from the coding sequence ATGAGCAACCCCGAAACCGATCTTCGCGCCACCAACGGCCGTGCACCGGATGTGTTCAGGCGCGGCGCCTGGGTGCCGATGCGCGAATACAGCGATGACGAAGAGGTCGATTTTGCGGTGGTCGGAACCGGTGCCGGTGGCGGCACATTGGCGGCGCGGCTGGCCGAGCATGGATTCAAAGTGGTCGCTCTGGATGCGGGTCCCTTCTGGAGACCACTTGAAGACTTTGCCTCCGACGAGAAGGAGCAGAACAAACTCTATTGGCTGCAGGACCGCATCAGCGGCGGCCAGCACCCGATCGAATTCGGCGCCAACAATTCCGGCCGATCGGTGGGCGGATCGACCGTCCACTTCCAGATGGTGGCGTTGCGCTGGCGGCCCGAGTGGTTCGCCGCACGAAGCAAGCTCGGATATGGACGCGATTGGCCGATCGATTGGAGAGAGATCTGGCGCTACTATGCGGAAGCCGAAGACGCGCTCAAGATTTCCGGGCCGATCAGCTATCCTTGGGGACCGCCCCGCGGCCGATATCCGTACCGCGCCCACGAGATCAATGCGGCCGGCCTCGTTCTTGCCAAAGGTGCCGAGGCTCTCGGCGTAAAATGGGCGGCCGTGCCGCTGTCGACGTTGTCGGCGCCCCGGGGCAAGGCCCCGCCTTGCGTTTACCGCGGCTTCTGCAAGGTCGGCTGCAGCACCAACGCGAAGCAAAGTGTGCTCAACACCTTCATTCCTCGTGCTCTGGCGGCCGGCGCCGAAATCCGTGATCTTGCAACGGTCTCGCAAATCGAAATGGGAAGCGGCGGCCGCGCGACCGGGCTCGTCTATCACCGGCAGGGCCAATGGCGGCGCCAACGTGCCCGCCACGTCGTCGTCTCCGGCTATGCCATCGAGACACCTCGACTGCTCCTGAATTCGGCGACGGCGCAGCAGCCGCAGGGGCTCGCCAATTCGAGCGGGATGGTGGGGAAGTGCCTGATGACCCACGCAAACCATGCGGTGTGGGGCGTCATGGAGGATGAAATCCGCTGGTACAAGGGACCGCCCTCGATGACCGTGTGCGAGCACTGGAATTATGAAGACCGGGGCAAGGATTTCCACGGCGGCTACGCCTTCATGAGCCAGGGTCCCCTGCCCGCCGATCACGCCAAGGCTCTGGTGAGCAATACCGGGATGTTCGGCATGCAACTGCGCCAACACATGGCTCTGTACAACCACATGGCCGGACTGAAGATCGTGGGGGAAGTCGAGCCGCACGAGAACAACCGGATCGAACTCTCGGACCAGACGGATGAGCTTGGAATCCCGCTGCCGCGTATCACCTTCTCGTTTTCCGAGAATGATCAGCGTCTCTACAAGCACTCGCTTCAGTTCATGCGCAGGGCGCTCGAGTCCGCGGGAGCCAGCAACTTGATCGAGACAGCCAGCACGGCGCATTTGATGGGCACCTGCCGCATGGGCACCAGCGCCAGCGACAGCGTCACGAACGCCGACGGGCGTACCTGGGACATTCCGAACCTGTGGATCTGCGACGGATCGCTGTTCCCGACCTGCGGCGGCGTCAACCCATCGATGACGATCTACGCGCTGGCGCTGCGGGCGGCGGACCGGATCAAAGCTTTGGCAGGACGCGGCGAACTGTAG